One window of Dysgonomonas mossii genomic DNA carries:
- a CDS encoding glycosyltransferase family 1 protein produces MMLSKIITTRKYKAWPSFHLIYEWEDIISNTFNIPLFYESKLYGMFNSIIRRVPYNGSIPLINKKYSNMLRFEISARNSSDTYNRENILPVIVDFHISESDLTGFINAYKNNPFVLISSAEVMKFLDEREVPLKYYHFPLSLPDFYQFKKDMLSDKKYDLLLAGRQNPILKEYLDQYIKENPNFVYVYEKLEDGKFTYCTNKGEILGEFKDRKSYISLLRQSRVSLYSTPGIDGGESRTKGFNQVTPKFLEFLAAGCHVLARYKDNPDTDFFHISEFSPHINSYEMFKREMDYALNHPIDADKYESYLEKHYTSCRVNLLKNILKNYN; encoded by the coding sequence TTTATGAATGGGAAGATATTATTTCCAATACATTCAACATTCCGTTATTTTATGAATCTAAACTATATGGTATGTTTAATTCTATCATTCGAAGAGTACCATATAATGGATCTATTCCATTGATTAATAAAAAATATTCTAATATGCTGCGCTTTGAAATATCTGCAAGAAACAGCTCAGATACTTACAATCGTGAAAATATATTGCCTGTGATTGTTGACTTCCATATATCAGAAAGCGATTTAACAGGATTTATCAACGCTTATAAAAATAATCCTTTTGTGCTTATATCAAGTGCAGAGGTAATGAAGTTTTTGGATGAACGTGAGGTTCCTCTTAAATATTATCATTTTCCTCTCTCATTACCAGATTTTTATCAATTTAAAAAAGATATGCTATCTGATAAAAAATATGACTTATTATTGGCCGGAAGACAGAATCCTATTTTGAAAGAATATCTGGATCAATATATTAAAGAGAATCCCAATTTTGTCTATGTATATGAAAAGCTAGAAGATGGGAAATTCACCTATTGCACAAATAAAGGAGAGATCTTAGGCGAATTTAAAGATAGAAAAAGTTATATCTCTTTATTACGCCAAAGTCGCGTAAGCCTTTATTCTACACCAGGAATTGATGGAGGTGAATCCCGGACTAAAGGTTTTAATCAGGTTACGCCTAAATTTTTAGAATTTCTTGCTGCAGGATGTCATGTATTAGCACGATATAAGGATAACCCTGATACAGATTTTTTCCATATTTCAGAATTTTCTCCTCATATTAATTCTTATGAAATGTTTAAAAGGGAGATGGATTATGCTCTAAATCATCCTATTGATGCAGACAAATATGAATCCTATTTGGAAAAACATTATACATCCTGCCGAGTTAACTTACTTAAAAACATACTAAAAAATTACAATTAA